Proteins encoded together in one Deinococcus aestuarii window:
- a CDS encoding APH(3') family aminoglycoside O-phosphotransferase — protein MTRTLPDPLRRVLPAARWEPVTHGESGAGVWRGQRYVVKVQARGGLSSSSLLQERERLRWLTGRVPVPAVVGYETTETHEYLAMTRLPGLPMSDPDALLHPERVVSLLARALRELHALPVRECPFTMTLPVMLRLARERVAAGEVDEEDFDDERLGRSAAEVFNELVRTRPESEDLVVTHGDACLPNLIVNGEYVEGFVDVGRAGIADRHADLALAHRSLTRNLGPEHAERFLNTYGRALVDERKLAYYRLVDEFF, from the coding sequence ATGACCCGCACCCTCCCCGACCCCCTGCGCCGCGTGCTGCCCGCCGCCCGCTGGGAGCCCGTCACCCACGGCGAGAGCGGCGCGGGCGTGTGGCGCGGCCAGCGGTACGTGGTGAAGGTGCAGGCGCGGGGCGGCCTTTCGTCGAGCAGTCTCCTTCAGGAGCGCGAACGCCTGCGCTGGCTCACGGGCCGGGTGCCCGTTCCGGCGGTCGTGGGCTACGAGACGACGGAGACCCACGAGTACCTCGCCATGACCCGCCTGCCCGGCCTCCCCATGAGCGACCCGGACGCCCTGCTCCACCCCGAGCGGGTGGTCAGCCTCCTCGCCCGCGCCCTGCGGGAGCTGCACGCCCTCCCGGTGCGCGAGTGCCCCTTCACCATGACCCTGCCCGTCATGCTGCGCCTCGCCCGCGAGCGGGTGGCGGCGGGTGAGGTGGACGAGGAAGATTTCGACGACGAGCGGCTGGGCAGGAGCGCCGCCGAGGTCTTCAACGAACTCGTCCGCACCCGCCCGGAAAGCGAAGACCTCGTCGTAACGCACGGGGACGCCTGCCTTCCTAACCTGATCGTGAACGGCGAGTACGTCGAGGGCTTCGTGGACGTGGGCCGCGCCGGAATCGCCGACCGCCACGCCGACCTCGCCCTGGCCCACCGCAGCCTGACCCGCAACCTCGGCCCCGAGCACGCCGAACGTTTCCTCAACACGTACGGGCGCGCGCTGGTGGACGAGCGGAAGCTGGCGTATTACCGGCTGGTGGACGAGTTCTTCTGA
- a CDS encoding CDP-alcohol phosphatidyltransferase family protein — MEPSGHPPAPPTHTKARPAREWVCEGLFRPLAARLVPPLARRGVNPLHVVLTHTALGVGAGVLLRRGHRVTPAVLLQVKTLLDNLDGQLARATGQTTETGRYLDTEGDLLVNAAVLVGLTGWWGLPLTVLQSLILSVDYLWERDHRAARGEVFREPPAQAGDDPRVLAALKRGYALYFTPQERVLGALFENRLRAAAGGPPTPDDRLAYTPREINVVAVNLGLSTQLLALGLCLWARRPGVYLWSLPAQTLLLAGVQGWREGRVRGGAVRKAARPQPSSSG; from the coding sequence GTGGAGCCTTCCGGCCACCCGCCCGCCCCGCCGACCCACACCAAGGCCCGCCCCGCCCGCGAGTGGGTCTGCGAGGGCCTGTTCCGCCCCCTCGCCGCCCGGCTGGTGCCCCCGCTGGCGCGGCGCGGCGTGAATCCCCTCCACGTCGTGCTGACCCACACGGCGCTCGGAGTCGGCGCGGGTGTGCTCCTGCGGCGCGGCCACCGGGTCACGCCCGCCGTGCTCCTTCAGGTCAAGACCCTGCTCGACAACCTCGACGGGCAGCTCGCCCGCGCGACCGGGCAGACGACCGAGACGGGCCGTTACCTCGACACCGAGGGCGACCTCCTCGTCAACGCCGCCGTCCTCGTGGGCCTCACCGGGTGGTGGGGGCTGCCGCTCACGGTGCTCCAGAGCCTGATCCTGAGCGTGGACTACCTGTGGGAGCGCGACCACCGGGCGGCCCGGGGCGAGGTCTTCCGCGAGCCGCCCGCGCAGGCCGGAGACGACCCGCGCGTCCTCGCGGCCCTGAAACGCGGGTACGCCCTGTACTTCACCCCGCAGGAGCGCGTGCTCGGGGCCCTCTTCGAGAATCGGCTGCGCGCGGCGGCGGGCGGGCCTCCCACCCCCGACGACCGCCTGGCCTACACCCCGCGCGAGATCAACGTCGTCGCCGTCAACCTGGGCTTGAGCACCCAGCTCCTCGCCCTGGGGCTGTGCCTGTGGGCGCGGCGGCCCGGCGTGTACCTCTGGAGCCTGCCCGCCCAGACGCTGTTGCTCGCGGGGGTGCAGGGGTGGCGGGAGGGGCGGGTCCGGGGCGGGGCGGTGAGGAAGGCCGCGCGACCTCAGCCCTCCTCCAGCGGATAG
- a CDS encoding DUF2270 domain-containing protein, producing the protein MPGVGRGQGAVPGRALTELSYSTNTANALIHLYRAEVGKMTAYRQRLDTTTNWAVVTTAGLASFALGNAGNSHVTFLFAMFLNYYFLRLEARRFRTFEIAHHRVRIMERFFYPAMLGDAVDPDWHQLLLAELGKPRSPMSRADALGWRLNRNYLWIYAAVLFAWFAKLDLSQPKGWVLEFPEALALADIGNFPGWLVFAGVSVFYAYLIVLAVRAARTYPLEEG; encoded by the coding sequence GTGCCCGGCGTAGGGCGTGGTCAGGGCGCCGTGCCCGGCCGCGCGCTCACCGAGCTGAGCTACAGCACGAACACCGCCAACGCCCTGATCCACCTCTACCGCGCCGAGGTCGGCAAGATGACCGCCTACCGCCAGCGCCTCGACACGACGACGAACTGGGCGGTCGTCACCACCGCCGGTCTGGCCTCCTTCGCGCTCGGAAATGCGGGCAACAGCCACGTCACCTTCCTCTTCGCCATGTTCCTGAACTACTACTTCCTGCGGCTGGAGGCCCGGCGCTTTCGCACCTTCGAGATCGCCCACCACCGGGTCAGGATCATGGAGCGCTTTTTCTACCCGGCGATGCTCGGCGACGCGGTGGACCCCGACTGGCACCAACTGCTGCTGGCCGAACTCGGCAAGCCGCGCAGCCCGATGAGCCGCGCCGACGCCCTGGGCTGGCGGCTCAACCGCAACTACCTGTGGATCTACGCGGCGGTGCTCTTCGCGTGGTTCGCCAAGCTCGACCTGTCGCAGCCCAAGGGCTGGGTGCTCGAATTCCCGGAAGCGCTCGCGCTCGCCGACATCGGCAACTTCCCCGGCTGGCTGGTGTTCGCGGGGGTTTCCGTGTTCTATGCCTACCTGATCGTGCTGGCGGTGCGCGCGGCGCGGACCTATCCGCTGGAGGAGGGCTGA
- a CDS encoding low temperature requirement protein A — protein sequence MWRSSRLWWQAPRLHAPGEDARRVTWLELFYDLVFVVVISRLAHHLADHPDARSLGEFLLLFIPVWWVWLSVAYYNERFETYDLSFRVATFFQMLAVAGMAATAEYGLGKTATGFALAYAFARGLITLMWWRAGRHNPGVRPVTDRYVRNFSVSVVLWTVAAFLTGPLALILKGVGLLIDLVTPLLTLGDQPRVFPAPARKLPERFGLFVIIVLGESLVGVVNGLAETERLGAVTLLRFVLGLLLGFGLWWVYFDYIGRREPDAHNRWRFLAWSYLHLPLVVGITVIGAMVEHAVATEGPASAGVRWLLAGGFALFYLACTGLEFTLEPEQETLLTPRQLAPLRLLTAAVALALPLVLSTLSGLVLGLIVLHALHAGLGIRVWFASGNVGRTDLH from the coding sequence ATGTGGCGTAGCTCCCGGCTCTGGTGGCAGGCCCCGCGACTCCACGCCCCCGGGGAGGACGCCCGGCGGGTCACCTGGCTCGAACTCTTCTACGATCTCGTCTTCGTGGTCGTGATCTCACGGCTGGCACACCACCTCGCGGATCATCCCGACGCGCGCAGCCTGGGCGAGTTTTTGCTGCTGTTCATCCCCGTGTGGTGGGTGTGGCTGAGCGTCGCGTACTACAACGAGCGCTTCGAGACGTACGACCTGAGCTTCCGCGTCGCCACCTTCTTCCAGATGCTCGCCGTGGCGGGCATGGCCGCGACCGCCGAGTACGGGCTGGGCAAGACGGCCACTGGCTTCGCTCTGGCCTACGCCTTTGCGCGGGGGCTGATCACGCTGATGTGGTGGCGGGCGGGGCGCCATAACCCCGGGGTGCGCCCGGTCACCGACCGCTACGTGCGCAACTTCAGCGTCTCGGTGGTCCTCTGGACCGTGGCGGCCTTTCTGACCGGCCCGCTGGCGCTGATCCTCAAGGGGGTGGGACTCCTGATCGACCTCGTGACGCCGCTGCTGACCCTCGGCGACCAGCCGCGCGTCTTTCCCGCACCCGCGCGCAAGCTGCCCGAACGCTTCGGCCTGTTCGTGATCATCGTGCTCGGCGAGAGTCTGGTGGGCGTGGTGAACGGCCTCGCCGAGACGGAGCGCCTGGGGGCGGTCACCCTGTTGCGCTTCGTGCTGGGGTTGCTGCTGGGCTTCGGGCTGTGGTGGGTCTACTTCGATTACATCGGGCGCCGGGAGCCGGACGCGCACAACCGCTGGCGCTTCCTGGCGTGGTCCTACCTCCACCTGCCCCTCGTCGTCGGGATCACCGTGATCGGCGCGATGGTCGAGCACGCCGTCGCCACCGAGGGGCCCGCCTCGGCAGGTGTGCGCTGGCTGCTGGCGGGGGGCTTCGCGCTGTTTTACCTCGCCTGCACGGGGCTGGAATTCACGCTGGAGCCCGAGCAGGAGACCCTGCTCACGCCCCGTCAGCTCGCCCCGCTGCGTCTGCTCACGGCGGCGGTCGCGCTGGCCCTTCCCCTCGTCCTGAGCACGCTCTCGGGGCTGGTGCTGGGGCTGATCGTGCTCCATGCCTTGCACGCCGGGCTGGGAATCCGGGTGTGGTTTGCCAGCGGGAATGTCGGACGCACCGACCTGCACTGA
- a CDS encoding MBL fold metallo-hydrolase codes for MTRARQHGTARVWTLPTGPLQENVVLVAGEGGEGFLFDPGDEAERVLALVRDAGVTVRGILLTHAHFDHIGAVQPVREALGVPVSLHPADLPLYRLGAASAARWNLPFVQPQAPDHEITQGQTFQAGALTLTARELPGHAPGHVVFLGDGFVVAGDTLFQGGIGRTDLPGGNHPQLIAGIARELLSLPDETVVYPGHGPATTLGAERRTNPFLR; via the coding sequence ATGACGAGAGCGAGGCAACACGGTACGGCGCGGGTGTGGACCCTTCCCACCGGCCCGCTTCAGGAGAACGTGGTGCTGGTGGCGGGCGAGGGCGGCGAAGGCTTCCTCTTCGACCCCGGCGACGAGGCCGAGCGGGTGCTGGCCCTCGTGCGGGACGCGGGCGTGACGGTGCGCGGCATCCTCCTCACCCACGCGCACTTCGACCATATCGGCGCGGTGCAGCCCGTCCGGGAGGCGCTGGGGGTACCCGTCTCCCTCCACCCCGCCGACCTGCCGCTCTACCGTCTGGGGGCGGCGTCGGCGGCCCGCTGGAACCTGCCCTTCGTCCAGCCCCAGGCGCCGGATCACGAGATCACCCAGGGGCAGACCTTCCAGGCGGGCGCCCTGACCCTCACCGCGCGGGAGTTGCCGGGGCACGCGCCGGGGCACGTCGTCTTCTTGGGAGACGGGTTCGTGGTGGCGGGCGACACGCTCTTTCAGGGCGGGATCGGGCGCACCGACCTGCCGGGCGGGAATCATCCCCAACTGATCGCGGGGATCGCGCGCGAGCTGCTGTCGCTGCCCGACGAGACCGTCGTGTACCCCGGGCACGGACCGGCCACGACCCTCGGGGCCGAGCGGCGCACGAATCCCTTCCTGCGCTGA
- a CDS encoding putative toxin-antitoxin system toxin component, PIN family: protein MNTLRLVPDVNVLLSGLTSLRGPAVDLYQAARRFEVVFVLSETHFTELAEVLTYPAVLGMGEGVITPSFAFRTAAELHRIGEYYEQVERLDWPSCPDPKDWYLLDLMVASGANGIVTKDKHLLRLRDRLNIPVFEPKELVRLGVI from the coding sequence TTGAACACGCTTCGCCTTGTTCCCGATGTGAACGTCCTGCTGAGTGGATTGACCAGCCTGCGTGGCCCGGCGGTGGACCTCTATCAGGCGGCACGGCGCTTCGAGGTGGTATTCGTGCTGAGCGAGACGCATTTCACCGAGCTGGCCGAGGTGCTGACGTATCCCGCCGTGTTGGGGATGGGTGAAGGTGTCATCACACCGTCGTTCGCGTTTCGCACAGCGGCGGAATTGCACCGAATCGGGGAGTATTACGAGCAGGTGGAGCGGTTGGACTGGCCGTCGTGTCCGGACCCGAAGGACTGGTATTTGCTGGACCTGATGGTGGCTTCTGGGGCAAATGGCATCGTGACGAAAGATAAACACCTGTTGCGCCTGCGGGACAGGTTGAACATTCCCGTGTTTGAGCCAAAAGAGCTGGTGCGGCTGGGGGTGATTTGA
- a CDS encoding helix-turn-helix domain-containing protein gives MTGRKHEPRRLLTVQEAAKLLHVSDDTVRRQIKEGALEAVRVRTTPTGRAQYRIPTAAIDRVLGNTALQLQEEADPFEPLRQAFAHLSDEEREDLIDQAVQWARERRPVEQVKRAPALSEEVLRERFAGNSLLEALRKDGQDEH, from the coding sequence ATGACTGGACGCAAACACGAGCCGCGCCGCCTGTTGACCGTGCAAGAAGCTGCCAAGCTTCTCCATGTCAGCGACGACACCGTGCGCCGTCAGATCAAGGAAGGCGCTCTGGAAGCCGTCCGGGTGCGGACCACGCCCACTGGGCGGGCGCAGTACCGCATCCCCACCGCGGCCATCGACCGGGTCCTCGGCAACACTGCCTTGCAACTTCAGGAAGAGGCCGACCCCTTCGAGCCGCTTCGCCAAGCCTTCGCACATCTCTCGGACGAGGAGCGCGAGGACTTGATCGACCAGGCTGTGCAGTGGGCCAGGGAACGCCGACCAGTCGAACAGGTCAAGCGTGCACCCGCCCTGTCGGAGGAGGTGTTGCGCGAGCGGTTCGCGGGGAACTCTCTTCTGGAAGCCTTGCGGAAAGACGGGCAGGACGAGCATTGA
- a CDS encoding DNA polymerase III subunit delta': MTLPSAALLHGPLLEQTGVFGGNALLLTGPARVGKRDVALAVAAQHNCTGTRGMYGEGCGACPSCLAFAARAHPDLLVVEPRTTTATGKTARRKLIPIGAILEGRDAGREYETHVFEFLEVRPTFRRRVVVVDGAEHLGQEAANALLKLVEEPPHGALFVFLAEDVRAVIPTIVSRSARLGVTPVSDRAVERGLALGGEAPDPDLVAFAAGRAGVLTEREAVRAALEGAAEFTRAVGEGMWQALEGAAALEKRWDPAWHPEALRFVWRTQSPHARARADTALEALQSALEAYANPGLSFQVFALALREALG; this comes from the coding sequence ATGACCCTCCCCTCCGCCGCCCTCCTCCACGGCCCACTTCTCGAACAGACGGGCGTGTTCGGGGGCAATGCCCTGCTGCTCACCGGGCCCGCGCGGGTGGGCAAGCGGGACGTGGCCCTGGCGGTCGCCGCCCAGCACAACTGCACGGGCACGCGCGGCATGTACGGGGAAGGTTGCGGGGCCTGTCCCTCGTGCCTCGCCTTCGCGGCGAGGGCACACCCCGACCTCCTCGTCGTCGAGCCGCGCACCACCACGGCGACGGGGAAGACGGCGCGGCGCAAGCTCATCCCCATCGGTGCCATTCTGGAGGGGCGGGACGCGGGCCGCGAGTACGAGACACACGTCTTCGAATTTCTGGAGGTCCGGCCTACCTTCCGCCGCCGGGTGGTCGTCGTGGACGGGGCCGAACACCTCGGGCAGGAGGCGGCGAACGCGCTCCTCAAGCTCGTGGAGGAGCCGCCGCACGGCGCCCTCTTCGTCTTCCTCGCCGAGGACGTGCGCGCGGTGATCCCCACCATCGTGAGCCGCAGCGCCCGCCTGGGCGTCACACCTGTCTCCGACCGGGCCGTCGAACGCGGGCTCGCGCTGGGTGGAGAGGCGCCCGACCCCGACCTCGTGGCCTTTGCCGCCGGGCGGGCCGGGGTGCTGACCGAGCGGGAGGCCGTGCGCGCGGCGCTGGAGGGCGCCGCCGAGTTCACCCGGGCGGTCGGCGAGGGCATGTGGCAGGCCCTGGAGGGCGCCGCGGCCCTGGAAAAACGCTGGGACCCGGCGTGGCACCCCGAGGCCCTGCGCTTCGTCTGGCGCACCCAGTCGCCCCACGCCCGCGCCCGCGCCGACACCGCCCTGGAGGCCTTGCAGTCGGCGCTGGAGGCCTACGCCAACCCGGGGTTGAGCTTCCAGGTCTTCGCGCTGGCGCTGCGGGAGGCGCTGGGGTAG
- a CDS encoding metallophosphoesterase family protein, which produces MRLLLLSDTHANHAALEAVLRDAAPRRFERVVHLGDAVGYGPHPAEVLQTLRDLGAVCVLGNHDGMLLDYADGRRLPRESVVSVALRWQLERLSGRDLNMIRTWRDGIDDPEVGARYRHGSPLSRDEYVDSVTAAREAFAGWPGRLGFVGHTHIPGVYATLNAPVGEWVKFQGFPEGGGYLVPPGARVILNPGSVGQPRDGNPRASYAVFDTERAYFEVFRVPYDVARTQEAALEAGLPQVLAARLAIGK; this is translated from the coding sequence GTGCGGCTCCTGCTGCTCTCCGACACCCACGCCAACCACGCCGCGCTGGAGGCGGTCTTGCGCGACGCCGCCCCCCGGCGCTTCGAGCGGGTCGTCCACCTCGGCGACGCGGTGGGCTACGGACCGCACCCGGCAGAGGTGCTCCAGACCCTGCGCGACCTGGGGGCCGTGTGCGTGCTCGGCAACCACGACGGGATGCTCCTCGACTACGCGGACGGGCGCCGCCTGCCCCGCGAGAGCGTCGTCTCGGTCGCCCTGCGCTGGCAGCTCGAACGCCTCTCGGGGCGCGACCTCAACATGATCCGCACCTGGCGCGACGGCATCGACGACCCGGAGGTCGGCGCCCGCTACCGCCACGGCTCGCCCCTGAGCCGCGACGAGTACGTCGACTCCGTGACCGCCGCCCGCGAGGCCTTTGCGGGGTGGCCCGGGCGCCTCGGCTTCGTGGGCCACACCCATATCCCCGGGGTGTATGCCACCCTCAACGCCCCGGTCGGCGAGTGGGTCAAGTTCCAGGGCTTCCCGGAGGGCGGCGGCTACCTCGTCCCGCCCGGCGCCCGCGTGATCCTCAATCCCGGCAGCGTCGGGCAGCCGCGTGACGGCAACCCCCGCGCGAGCTACGCCGTCTTCGACACCGAGCGGGCGTATTTCGAGGTCTTCCGCGTCCCCTACGACGTGGCTCGCACCCAGGAGGCGGCGCTGGAGGCCGGGCTGCCCCAGGTCCTCGCGGCGCGGCTGGCGATAGGCAAGTGA
- a CDS encoding LD-carboxypeptidase has translation MRPHFVRPPRLPPGSRVAALSLSSGFVTEVMGRYHAGVRQVADALGWEVVPAPNALRGPEFLYENPRARTDDLHWALQNPDIHGMVSLIGGDDSVRLLPFLDPELIRAHPKALLGYSDTTITLTQFLRAGVRAYYGPSLLTDLAENGGMHPFALDGLRRALVEEPRPFDLAPAPEWTEFRVEWEDETLQEVRRPFQPGDGWVWLQGEMPAEGHLMGGCLEVLDMLNGTSGWPSSDL, from the coding sequence GTGAGGCCCCACTTCGTCCGCCCCCCGCGCCTGCCCCCCGGTTCCCGCGTCGCGGCGCTCAGCCTGAGCAGCGGCTTCGTCACGGAGGTGATGGGCCGCTACCACGCGGGCGTGCGGCAGGTCGCCGACGCTCTCGGCTGGGAGGTCGTGCCCGCCCCGAACGCCCTGCGCGGCCCGGAATTTCTGTACGAGAATCCCCGGGCCCGCACCGACGACCTGCACTGGGCGCTGCAAAACCCCGACATTCACGGCATGGTCAGCCTCATCGGCGGGGACGACTCCGTGCGGCTGCTCCCCTTCCTCGACCCGGAGCTGATCCGCGCCCACCCCAAGGCATTGCTCGGCTACAGCGACACGACGATCACCCTGACCCAGTTCCTGCGCGCGGGCGTGAGGGCGTACTACGGCCCGTCCCTCCTCACCGACCTCGCGGAGAACGGCGGGATGCACCCCTTCGCCCTGGACGGCCTGCGGCGGGCGCTGGTGGAGGAACCGCGCCCCTTCGACCTCGCGCCCGCGCCCGAGTGGACGGAGTTCCGGGTGGAGTGGGAGGACGAGACCTTGCAGGAGGTCCGCCGCCCCTTCCAGCCCGGCGACGGTTGGGTGTGGCTTCAGGGGGAGATGCCCGCCGAGGGACACCTGATGGGTGGATGCCTGGAGGTGCTGGACATGCTCAACGGCACTTCCGGCTGGCCCTCCTCCGACCTCTAG
- a CDS encoding GNAT family N-acetyltransferase — protein MLEASGLTVRVLTAADAPAYRDVRLAGLRNDPLAFITTAGEYGARPLAEVAARLDSTSGVVNFGAFLEGSLVGILTVLRETRPALAHRAEIVGVSVLTEARGRGVGAALVAAGIAQARAWPDVTSLHLAVTETQGAARRLYGRHGFRLWGTEPDAVRHGGRVYAQHHLWLSLNE, from the coding sequence GTGCTTGAGGCTTCAGGCCTGACCGTCCGGGTCCTGACCGCCGCCGACGCCCCCGCCTACCGGGATGTCCGGCTCGCCGGTCTGCGGAACGATCCCCTTGCCTTCATCACGACCGCCGGGGAGTACGGGGCCCGACCCCTCGCCGAGGTCGCCGCGCGGCTCGATTCCACGTCCGGGGTCGTGAACTTCGGCGCCTTTCTGGAGGGTTCGCTCGTCGGCATCCTGACCGTCCTGCGGGAGACGCGCCCGGCCCTCGCACACCGGGCGGAGATCGTGGGCGTGTCCGTTCTCACCGAGGCGCGGGGCCGGGGAGTGGGCGCGGCGCTGGTGGCGGCGGGCATCGCCCAGGCCCGCGCGTGGCCGGATGTGACCTCCCTGCACCTCGCCGTGACCGAGACGCAGGGCGCCGCCCGCCGCCTGTACGGGCGCCACGGCTTCCGGCTGTGGGGTACCGAGCCCGATGCGGTGCGCCACGGGGGGCGGGTGTACGCTCAGCATCACCTGTGGCTCAGCCTGAACGAGTGA
- a CDS encoding carbon-nitrogen hydrolase family protein, with protein MSVLRVAAAAYPVDFHPGWEAYAAKVTAWVEDAAGQGARLLVFPEYAALELVSLLPPELHHDILGMRPALGTLLSDFLALHSGLARAHGVTIVAGSYPVAQGEGFVNRAFVFGPDGSHAHQDKLLMTRFEAEEWFISPGAGVRVFELGLGDGTVTCFGVAICYDSEFPALARRLAEGGAELLVVPSFTAARSGYTRVRVGGMARALENQMYALHAPLIADADWTYAVEQASGRAALYAPADLDLPEDGLVAEGEWNRPGWLVADLDLGLTRRVRESGHVLNWRDRHAAGERAGEAEVVRLAVPTRA; from the coding sequence ATGAGTGTCCTGCGAGTGGCGGCGGCGGCGTACCCGGTGGACTTCCACCCCGGCTGGGAGGCCTACGCCGCGAAGGTGACGGCCTGGGTGGAGGACGCGGCGGGGCAGGGGGCGCGGCTCCTCGTCTTCCCCGAGTACGCCGCCCTCGAACTCGTCAGCCTGCTGCCGCCCGAACTGCACCACGACATCCTGGGGATGCGGCCCGCGCTGGGGACCCTGCTGTCCGACTTCCTGGCGCTGCACTCCGGCCTGGCGCGGGCGCATGGGGTCACCATCGTGGCCGGGAGCTACCCGGTCGCCCAGGGTGAGGGCTTCGTCAACCGCGCCTTCGTCTTCGGGCCGGACGGCTCGCACGCCCATCAGGACAAGCTGCTGATGACCCGCTTCGAGGCGGAGGAATGGTTCATCAGCCCTGGCGCGGGCGTGCGCGTCTTCGAGCTGGGGCTGGGGGACGGGACAGTGACGTGCTTCGGCGTCGCCATCTGCTACGACAGCGAGTTCCCGGCGCTCGCCCGCCGTCTCGCCGAGGGGGGTGCCGAACTCCTCGTCGTGCCCTCCTTCACGGCGGCACGGTCCGGCTACACCCGCGTCCGGGTGGGGGGCATGGCCCGCGCCCTCGAAAACCAGATGTACGCCCTCCACGCCCCGCTGATCGCCGACGCCGACTGGACCTACGCCGTCGAGCAGGCCAGCGGCCGGGCCGCCCTCTACGCCCCCGCCGACCTCGATCTCCCCGAAGACGGCCTCGTCGCCGAGGGGGAGTGGAACCGTCCCGGCTGGCTCGTCGCCGACCTCGACCTGGGGCTCACCCGCCGGGTGCGCGAGTCCGGCCACGTCCTGAACTGGCGCGACCGCCACGCCGCCGGGGAACGCGCAGGCGAAGCAGAGGTCGTCCGCCTCGCCGTCCCCACCCGTGCTTGA
- a CDS encoding metalloenzyme domain protein has translation MGGLVWLALDGVGHPGDAPPGSVWEQDLSTLRPFVEAGRALDATLGVPGLPQSGTGQTCWLTGRDAVRHMGEHFGPHPGPTLQRLLCAHALPVRLVQAGARVALANHYPPGYFAAQARRPRQGCFPFAFGAAGAGLNPPGVPPVPATLGLGYAEPWPEMTPPDDLTRLGERLARTSAEHDLLACDLWFGDFLGHRGRAPTPPDVERAGRAYLARVEALLAGLLGSGARVLLTSDHGNLEDLTVKAHTLARVPFAASGGLPDGPESPLDIVDGGQILAGWFGLKDDLSGDGGL, from the coding sequence ATGGGCGGACTCGTGTGGCTGGCCCTCGACGGTGTGGGGCACCCAGGTGACGCGCCGCCGGGCTCGGTGTGGGAACAGGACCTCTCCACGCTGCGCCCGTTCGTGGAGGCCGGGCGCGCGCTCGACGCCACGCTCGGCGTGCCGGGGCTGCCGCAGTCGGGCACCGGGCAGACCTGCTGGCTCACGGGCCGGGACGCGGTGCGGCACATGGGCGAGCATTTCGGGCCGCACCCGGGGCCGACCCTGCAACGCCTGTTGTGCGCCCATGCCCTCCCCGTGCGGCTTGTCCAGGCGGGCGCGCGGGTGGCGCTGGCGAACCACTACCCACCCGGCTACTTCGCGGCGCAGGCCCGCAGGCCCCGGCAGGGCTGCTTCCCCTTCGCCTTCGGGGCGGCGGGGGCGGGGCTCAACCCCCCCGGCGTGCCCCCCGTCCCCGCGACTCTGGGCTTGGGCTACGCCGAGCCCTGGCCGGAGATGACGCCCCCGGACGACCTGACCCGGCTGGGCGAGCGGCTGGCGCGCACCTCGGCGGAGCATGACCTGCTCGCCTGTGACCTGTGGTTCGGCGACTTCCTGGGGCACCGGGGCCGCGCGCCGACGCCGCCGGACGTGGAACGGGCCGGGCGGGCCTACCTCGCGCGGGTGGAAGCCCTCCTCGCCGGGCTGCTGGGATCGGGTGCCCGGGTGCTCCTCACGAGCGACCACGGCAACCTGGAGGACCTGACGGTCAAGGCCCACACCCTCGCGCGGGTGCCCTTCGCGGCCTCGGGCGGGCTGCCGGACGGGCCGGAGTCCCCCCTCGACATCGTGGACGGGGGGCAGATTCTCGCCGGGTGGTTCGGCCTGAAAGACGACCTCTCCGGCGACGGGGGACTTTAA
- a CDS encoding phosphoribosylanthranilate isomerase encodes MTLPAPVRVKVCGTTSVGDALLAAEAGADALGFIFAPGSRRRVTAQVARGAGLAVGPVVARVGVFLGWGLDEVLRTADGARLSAVQLHGDLPDLYVGEVARYYPVLRVLRPADLLAGAGGQTFPGVTPMLDAPEPGGGVPLDWAALRDVFPPGAWLAGGLGPENVAEAIHTLRPAGVDAVSRLEAGPGVKDPERVRAFVRAAKGAWPPELSTG; translated from the coding sequence GTGACCCTCCCCGCACCCGTCCGCGTCAAGGTCTGCGGCACCACCAGCGTGGGGGACGCCCTGCTCGCCGCCGAGGCCGGGGCCGACGCCCTGGGGTTCATCTTCGCGCCCGGCAGCAGGCGCCGGGTGACGGCGCAGGTGGCACGGGGGGCGGGGCTCGCCGTGGGGCCGGTGGTCGCCCGCGTTGGCGTCTTCCTGGGCTGGGGCCTCGACGAGGTGCTGCGGACGGCGGACGGGGCGCGGCTGAGCGCGGTGCAGCTCCACGGTGACCTCCCCGACCTTTACGTGGGCGAGGTCGCCCGGTATTATCCCGTGCTGCGCGTCCTGCGCCCCGCCGACCTGCTGGCGGGCGCGGGCGGGCAGACCTTCCCCGGCGTCACCCCCATGCTCGACGCCCCGGAGCCCGGCGGTGGGGTGCCCCTCGACTGGGCGGCCCTGCGGGACGTGTTTCCCCCCGGCGCGTGGCTCGCGGGAGGGCTGGGGCCGGAGAACGTCGCCGAGGCCATCCACACCCTGCGCCCCGCCGGAGTGGACGCCGTGAGCCGCCTGGAGGCGGGTCCGGGTGTCAAGGACCCGGAGCGCGTCCGCGCCTTCGTCCGGGCGGCGAAAGGCGCGTGGCCCCCCGAGTTATCCACAGGTTGA